The following proteins are co-located in the Manihot esculenta cultivar AM560-2 chromosome 7, M.esculenta_v8, whole genome shotgun sequence genome:
- the LOC110618735 gene encoding uncharacterized protein LOC110618735 codes for MLDGLGLRRTKWKRLSLNTNVTAILQCPPCHEISPTRSYEQSSSGSVREEEKGILNGNIDPNSKVKKPAYGSHRKIMCLRCRQAILITGNIIENIVCPACQNQNRLQYCLQKNSVIAFTDFYLA; via the exons ATGTTGGACGGATTAGGATTAAGACGCACTAAATGGAAGCGATTAAGCCTGAATACCAATGTTACAGCAATTCTGCAGTGCCCACCTTGCCATGAAATTTCTCCAACTCGCAGCTATGAACAATCCAGCAGCGGCAGCgttagagaagaagaaaaaggtatCCTTAATGGAAATATTGATCCCAACTCCAAAGTCAAGAAGCCAGCGTATGGCAGTCACAGAAAAATCATGTGCCTAAGGTGCCGACAAGCAATCTTAATAACAGGAAACATCATCGAAAACATCGTATGCCCAGCATGCCAGAATCAGAATAGGCTTCAGTATTG CCTCCAGAAAAACTCTGTCATCGCCTTCACAGACTTCTATCTTGCGTAG
- the LOC110618733 gene encoding UPF0481 protein At3g47200: protein MAEMEKWVDEIKENLKNIDTSKEMECWKKRSIYRIPACISDLSKSAYRPEVVSLGPYHHGEEYLNPMEEHKQRALVHFLKRTNKSIDSIVESFKRMVQDLKDSYDQLDDEKWQNDKFIQLMILDGCFMLEIFYFPSQKADYYAFNDPIFSKHRMLNMMIHVGRDMLKLENQLPLSVIYKLADAETDQDKELINRLIFSFFFPKKDFSPLGQCLHILDAYRKILLAGCLSKADTELKDGEGGGATQSATDLDEFGIQFQRSETTSIKDISFQGGVLKLPLAVVDDAFESTFLNLLAFERFHAGVGTEVTSYIYFMDTIIVHKSDVALLQSRGLIENAIGSDSVVAQMFHLLAKDTAMDPKSNLRVVVKKIDQHCQKPWNQFRSYLVRTYVHNRCPILSLTAAIIIFALASSQTFYTIFPYYHPRGN, encoded by the exons ATGGCAGAAATGGAGAAATGGGTCgatgaaattaaagaaaatctCAAGAATATTGATACTTCCAAGGAGATGGAGTGCTGGAAAAAGAGGTCTATCTACAGAATACCTGCCTGTATCAGTGATTTAAGCAAATCAGCCTACAGGCCTGAGGTAGTCTCCTTAGGTCCTTACCACCACGGTGAAGAATATTTAAATCCCATGGAGGAGCATAAACAACGAGCACTGGTTCATTTTCTGAAGAGGACAAATAAATCAATCGACTCCATTGTTGAAAGTTTCAAAAGAATGGTGCAAGATTTGAAAGACTCGTATGATCAGCTTGATGATGAGAAGTGGCAAAATGATAAGTTCATTCAACTGATGATCCTTGATGGCTGTTTCATGCTGGAAATCTTTTATTTCCCTTCTCAAAAAGCAGATTACTACGCTTTCAATGATCCCATCTTCAGTAAGCATAGGATGCTCAATATGATGATTCATGTCGGTCGAGATATGTTGAAACTTGAAAATCAATTGCCATTGTCTGTTATTTACAAGCTGGCCGATGCTGAAACTGACCAG GATAAAGAGTTGATCAACAGGCTTATATTCAGTTTCTTCTTTCCCAAGAAAGATTTCTCACCTCTAGGACAATGCTTGCATATTTTGGACGCATATAGAAAGATCCTGCTTGCTGGCTGCCTATCAAAAGCAGATACAGAACTTAAAGatggagaaggaggaggagctACACAATCTGCAACAGATCTCGACGAATTTGGAATCCAATTTCAGAGAAGTGAAACTACCAGCATCAAAGATATTTCATTCCAGGGTGGTGTCCTGAAGCTTCCACTTGCAGTTGTGGATGATGCTTTTGAGTCCACATTTCTGAATCTATTAGCCTTTGAGCGTTTCCATGCTGGAGTAGGCACTGAGGTAACGTCATATATCTACTTCATGGACACAATCATTGTCCACAAAAGTGACGTTGCTCTCCTGCAATCTAGAGGACTCATCGAAAATGCAATTGGAAGTGATTCTGTTGTTGCCCAGATGTTTCACTTGCTTGCCAAAGATACAGCGATGGACCCAAAAAGCAACCTACGGGTGGTGGTCAAGAAAATTGATCAACATTGCCAGAAGCCATGGAATCAGTTTCGTAGTTATTTGGTCCGCACTTACGTCCATAACCGATGTCCCATACTTTCTCTTACTGCTGCAATTATCATTTTTGCCTTGGCATCTTCGCAGaccttttatactatttttccTTACTATCATCCAAGAGGCAACTGA